The DNA segment GCGCCATGAGCGTGGCGCGGACAGCGGAGGCACGATGAACGCGACGGCGGTCGAGGCCGGCGGTCTGCTCGCGGTGGTACTCGGCGCCTGGGTCGTCTCTCGGCTGGCCCGAGGCGTCCGGCGCGCCGACGGCGGGAGTTACCGCGACCGGGACATCTCCGTCGACGTCGACTCGCTGTGGTCGTGGGTGGTCCGCTGGACCACGACCACCAACCACCGCGAGATCGGCCTGCTGTACATCGCCTTCGGGACGCTCGCGGCGCTGTGGGGCGGCGTCGACGCCATGATGATGCGCCTAGAGCTGCTCACGCCGCCCGCCGACGTCTGGAGCGAGAACACCTACAACGCCCTCTTTACGGTCCACGGGCTGACGATGCTGTTCTTCTTCGTCACGCCCGTCTTCTTCGGCATCGGCAACTACTTCGTCCCACTGCTCATCGACGCCGAGGACATGGCGTTTCCGCGGGTCAACGCCATCGGCTTCTGGCTGCTGCCGCCCGCGCTCCTGCTGGCTCGCGGCGGCCTCCCCGCCCAGGTGACCGGCCAACTCCTCGGCCTGCTCGCACCCGAGGTGTTCCCCGGCCTCCTGGAGTTCTTCCGGAGCCTCGAAGAACCCGGCCTCGGCTGGACGTTGTACACGCCGCTGTCGATCGTCAAGGACAACCCGCAGATCGACTTCCTGTTGCTCGGCCTCCACCTCTCGGGCATCGGCACCGTCCTCGGCGCCATCAACTTCATCGTCACCATCGTCTACGAGCGCGGCGAGGGCATCGACTGGGGCGACCTCGACATCTTCTCCTGGAGCATGATAACCACCTCGGGGCTGGTGCTGTTCGCGTTTCCGCTGCTCGGGAGCGCGCTCGTGATGCTCATTCTGGACCGCAACTTCGGCACGACGTTTTTCCTGAGCCCCGGCGGCGGTCCCATCCTCTGGCAGCACCTGCTGTGGTACTTCGGCCACCCGGAGGTGTACATCATCTTCCTCCCGGCGACGGGGCTGATGAGCACCATCCTGCCGAAGTTCTCCCGGCGCGCGCTGTTCGGCTTCAAGTACATCGTCTACTCGACGCTCGGCATCGGCGTCCTCTCCTTCGGCGTCTGGGCCCACCACATGTTCGTGACCGGCATCGACCCCCGGATTCGGGCCAGTTTCATGTTCGTCTCCATCGCCATCGCGGTGCCCAGCGCCATCAAGACGTTCAACTGGCTGACGACCATCTGGGACGGCACCGTCACGCTGACCGCGCCGATGGTGCTCTGTGTCACCTCCATCGGGATGTTCGTCGTCGGCGGGGTCACGGGCATCTTCCTCGCGGCGATTCCCATCGACATCCTCTACCACGGCACCTACTACGTGGTCGGCCACTTCCACATGATAATCATGGGCATCATCCCGTTCATGATGGTCGCGGCCGGCTACTACTGGTACCCCATCCTCACGGGCCGGATGTACGACCGGCCGCTGGCGCTGTTCCAGTCGGTCCTGCTGGCGTTCGGGTCCGTCGTCACGTTCGGGTCGCTCATCGCGCTCGGGTTCATGGAACTGCCGCGCCGCCACGCCGTCTACCCGCCGGAGTTCGCGGCGCTCCAGCAACTCGCCACCGTCGGCGCGTTCCTCATCGGCATCAGCGTCCTGCTCTGGCTCTACAACATGATCTGGTCGTACTGGAACGGTCGACCGGTTCAGACCGCCGACGTGTGGAACCTCAAGCGGACCGAGCAGTTCACCGCCGAGTGGGAGTGGTTCGAAGAGGAACTGGAGCGCAAGTACGGCGTCGAACCCACCGAACCCGAGACGACCCGGTCGGCGATGGCGACCGAACCCGGCGAGGGGAGCCCGAACGTCCTCCAGGAGGTCCCCTCGATAGCCTCGGCGGTGACCGACAACGCGGCCGCGGCCGCGCTCGGCGGACTGCTCGGGACGTTGCTCATGTCGGGCGTGCTGTTCGCGGCGACCATCCTCGGCGTCTTCGACCTCGCGTCGTTCGCGGAATTGGCTGAACTCGCCGGACTCCCGTCGTCGGTCGCGCTCGGCTACGGCCTGTTCCTCGTGGGCGGGATGTCGGTGTGGGCGCTACTGTTCGTCACGCTTGCGGCCTTCCTCCCGGGGCGCCCGCTCGTGGTTCGGGGCCTCTCGTACGCGACAATCGTCTCGCTCGGGTTCATGATCGCCTTCTACACCGGCCAGTCGGGACTCGGACTGGTGGGCTACGTCGTCTTCGTGTTCGTGGCCCACTGGCTCTACGGGTTCGGCCTGGCGGCAACCATCCAGTCGCTCGCGAACTACAGGAGCCAACGATGAGTCGGAGGGCGACGACGAGTCGGGAGCCGACCACACGGAGGGAGACGCACCGATGAGCCGGGACGCCGAGGACATCGACGCCGTCGAGCGCCTCCCGCTCCGAGCCGCGCTGCTCACCTACGGCGCGCCGTTCGTCGGCGCGCTGCTCATCACCGTCGGCATCGCGGGCAGCGTCCTCGGCGGCTACGCCGTGGTCCAGCAGGAGTTTCAGCTCTGCGGCGACCCGACCATCTCGGTGTCCTCGCCCGAGGACACCCAGAATCTGATAGACGGGCCGAACGCCCCCGTCCTGGACCGGTTCGCCTTCGAGGAACTCTCGCCGGCCGAACGGCGGGCCTTCGAGCACGCGCTCGAAGACGCGGACGGACAGGCCGACGTCCGCGGGGCGTTCCCCCACGAACCGGCGTTCCGGGACGGCGCGGTCGTCGAGTACCGCGGAGAGCTACGGTACGTGACCATCGTCTCCTACATCGAGTGTCTGGCGGTCGACCCGCTCGTGCTCCCGCTCGGCGTCGTCGCCATCCTGCTCGGCGTCGGCGGCGTGCTCACCCCGCCGGCCTACCGGGCGCTGCTGTCCCGCGAGGAGCGAGGCGGTCCGTGGAGCAGGTGAACTGACGGCGCTCGGGCCGCGTCTCACAGCCGCACCGTCGCGCCGACATACAGCACGACGACCAGGAAGAGCCACACCGCGTCGACGAAGTGCCAGTACAGCGACACCGTCGAGACGGAGGTGTCTCGTTCTGGGCCGTACTGCCCCCTCAGCGCCCGTCCGAGCACGATGCCGATGAGCACCACGCCCAGCGCGACGTGGAGGCCGTGGAGGCCGGTCAGGCCGTAGAACGCCGACGCGAAGACGCCGCTGGTCAGTGTGAACCCCTCCTCGACGACGAACTCGTAGTACTCTAGGACCTGCCCGCCGAGGAAGACGACGCCGAGCGTGAACGTCGCGCCGACGAGGCCGACGAAGGTCCGGCGCTTGCCCTCCGCCAGCGCCTCGTGGGCGAAGTGGAGCGTGAAGCTACTGGCGACGAGCAGTGCGGTGTTGACGAGCACCAGCGACCCGAGCAGGTGCGGGAGGTCGTCGGGCGACCACCCGTGGGCGCGGACCCAGAAGTAGTAGGCGAACCCCGCGCCGAACGTCGCAACGTCGGTCACGAGGAACAGCGCCATCGTCGCTCTATAGCCCCGTCGCTCGCGCTCGGAGGCGCTCCCCGCCCAGTAGTCCCGGAGATACGCCTGTTCGAGCCATCCGAACAGGCCGGTCAGGAGGCCGAGCGCGCCGACGGCGGCGATGCCGACGGCGATTCCGGTCGGGAAGATGGCGGCGGCTCTGCCGGCCAGCGCGAGGGCGGCGCCGGCGTAGAGCACCCCCGCGCCCGCCGCCGCGACGAACGGCCAGCGGCTTCGGTGGTGTTCCTCGTCGTGGTCACGGTTCTCGGCGGCGTCGGCTTTGACGTCGGCTCCCCCCATGCTGTCGGTCCAACGGGCGCGAGCGACTAAAGTTCGGGTGCCGTCGCGGAGTCGGCGGACTCGTGGAGTCGTTTCGGTTCGGTGTCGTCATCGGGCGGCGCTCGCGTCGCTCGTATCGCTGGCGGCGCTCCGGTCGACGGTCGGCGCAAAAACGGTGTTGCCAACTACCGTGTCGGCCCGCGTGGCGGCGGTCGGACGCCAGCGGCGGTTCAATTAGCCGCAACCGCGAAGCGGTTCGGCTGTCGGGGCCGGTTGGCCGCGGCCCGTGTCCGCCGAGGACCGTCGCGTGACCGGTTGCTCCGGCAACCCTGAGGGTTGTTGAAACCCGGGGGACACGTGATTCGAGTTGAAGCGAGGGGTTTTAATAGTATCTATTTCCCGGGAAAGCGAACGGCCAGCCTAGAGATGGTAACCGGTGCCGGAGAACCGGTCAACCGGCCCAGACTCGACAATTCGTCCCGAATCGCCGGCGTCGGCCACGGCCGACGCCGGCGATTCGGGGTTTACTCGTCTTGGTCCCACGAAGTCCGCTCGCCCTCACCGCGAAACCTCACGCCTCTCGGAACTCGACTCGGAACAGCGATTCGGGCGACGACGCGTCGTCGCCCGAATCGCCGTACGCGACCGTGGTTTCGCCGCAGTCGCGCACGCCGACGACCCGGTAGTCGCCGGGGCGGATGTTCGCGTTTCGCCCGTCTTTGGGGTTGATCCAGACGGTCGGGTCGGTGCCGTACAGGTCGACGTACAGTTTCGGTTCGCCCCCCGAGCAGTTGGGGGCGAACCCAGTCGCGCGAATCACCGCGCACTCCCGACCCTCGCACCGCGGGTCGACGGTTATCGTCCCGCCCTCGTCCGGCGACTCGCCGGTCGTGAATCCCACGTGGACGGTTTCGGTCGACTGTTCGGCCGCCGCGCGCGCGACGGGACGACTTCCGCCGGCGAGTCCGCCGGCGACGCCGACGAGGGCCGCGGTTCGTCTGACGATGTCTCTCCTCGAATACGGGGACCGCTGTCTCTCTCCCACCATCTTCGAGACGCACGCTCGGCCGGTTCTTAGTTCTTGGTACGGGTCGACGCCGGCCGGCGAAACTTTCGCCGGCCGGCGTCGAAGTTCGGCCGCAACCTCCTTTCTCCCCCTCGGCGTGCAGAGCGGCGTGACTCCGACACAGCGACCGAGTCGACGCGAACGATGACCCGCCGCAGTGTGGCTGGAACGCTCGCGAGCGCCATCGCCGGCGTCCTCGGGGCGGGCGCGTTCGCCGACTCGGCCGCCGGCCAGGACGGCGGTGGGACCGGTGGTGGCGGGGAGTCGGGGGGCGGTACCACTGCAGGCGGTAGTGGCGGGTCGGACGGCGGCTCGGCGGGCGGCACGACGACCTCACCTACGGTCCAACGGTTCGCGCTCGACCCGGCCGGAACGTCGTTCGCGCTCCCGTGCGTCACCGGGAAACTGACCGTCACCCGCGGGCGCATTCGGCGGACGTTCCGAACCGGGACGGACGACCGGGGGTCGGGCGCGGTCCCCATCGAGGTCCGCATCGTCTTCGACGACGTTCGCGCGACCGACGGCTTCGGGCGGGCGTACGTCGTCGACGCCCGGTCGACCGGAACCTACCGACTGCGCCCCGGCGCGTCGCGGTCGATGACGACGCGGGTCTGGTTCACGCCGCTCGATTCGGTCGAGTACGTCTCGCTCACGCTCTCGGAAACCGTCACCGTTGGCGGCGACGGCGCGGTTTCGGTGCGGGACGCCTCGCTCGACGCGGCGTGCAGGGGCGGCGGCACGACCGAACCCGGCCCGAACCGGTAGCTACAGACCGGTCGGCGCGTCGACGTAGGTCGTCTCCAGGCCCCAGTCGTCGGCGAGCGCCTGCAGCGACCGTACGCCGAACGTCTCGGTGGCGTAGTGGCCCGCGAGGAACACCGAGACGCCGGCCTCCCGGGCCTCGTGGTAGGCCTTCTGCTTGCCTTCGCCGGTGATGAGAGCGTCGGCGCCCGCCTCGACGGCCTCGTCAAGCCAGTCGACGCCGCTGCCGGTGAGTACCGCCACGTCCTCGACTTCCTCGGGACCGAAGTCGAGCACCTGGACGCCCTGGCCGAAGTGGTCGAGTTCGGCTTCGAGCGTTGCGCGGAGTTCGTCGGTCGGGATGGGGTCGGGTGCACGCCCGCGCTGGCCGACGTGTTCCGGGCCGACCGACCCGAACGGTTCGCGGGATTCGAGGCCGAGCAGGTCGGCGATTCCGGCGGCGTTACCGAGTTCGGGGTGGGCGTCCAGCGGGAGGTGCGAGACGTACAGCGCCACGTCGTTCTCTATCAGCGGCGCGATGCGGCCGTACTGGCGACCGGTCACGCGCTCGATGCCGCCCCACGAGAGGCCGTGGTGGACGACCAGCGCGTCTGCGTCCCGGTCGGCCGCGGCCTCGACGGTCTGCTCGGCCGCGTCGACGGCGAACGCCACCTTCTCCACCTCGCGGCGGTCGGGGCCGACCTGGAGGCCGTTGGCGCTGGCGTCGACGTCGGCGAAGTCGCTCGTGCGTAGTTCTTCGTCGTATCGGGAGACGAGTTCGGCGAGGTCCATGTTCCGTGGTGGGG comes from the Halorussus vallis genome and includes:
- a CDS encoding Nif3-like dinuclear metal center hexameric protein → MDLAELVSRYDEELRTSDFADVDASANGLQVGPDRREVEKVAFAVDAAEQTVEAAADRDADALVVHHGLSWGGIERVTGRQYGRIAPLIENDVALYVSHLPLDAHPELGNAAGIADLLGLESREPFGSVGPEHVGQRGRAPDPIPTDELRATLEAELDHFGQGVQVLDFGPEEVEDVAVLTGSGVDWLDEAVEAGADALITGEGKQKAYHEAREAGVSVFLAGHYATETFGVRSLQALADDWGLETTYVDAPTGL
- a CDS encoding DUF6789 family protein codes for the protein MNATAVEAGGLLAVVLGAWVVSRLARGVRRADGGSYRDRDISVDVDSLWSWVVRWTTTTNHREIGLLYIAFGTLAALWGGVDAMMMRLELLTPPADVWSENTYNALFTVHGLTMLFFFVTPVFFGIGNYFVPLLIDAEDMAFPRVNAIGFWLLPPALLLARGGLPAQVTGQLLGLLAPEVFPGLLEFFRSLEEPGLGWTLYTPLSIVKDNPQIDFLLLGLHLSGIGTVLGAINFIVTIVYERGEGIDWGDLDIFSWSMITTSGLVLFAFPLLGSALVMLILDRNFGTTFFLSPGGGPILWQHLLWYFGHPEVYIIFLPATGLMSTILPKFSRRALFGFKYIVYSTLGIGVLSFGVWAHHMFVTGIDPRIRASFMFVSIAIAVPSAIKTFNWLTTIWDGTVTLTAPMVLCVTSIGMFVVGGVTGIFLAAIPIDILYHGTYYVVGHFHMIIMGIIPFMMVAAGYYWYPILTGRMYDRPLALFQSVLLAFGSVVTFGSLIALGFMELPRRHAVYPPEFAALQQLATVGAFLIGISVLLWLYNMIWSYWNGRPVQTADVWNLKRTEQFTAEWEWFEEELERKYGVEPTEPETTRSAMATEPGEGSPNVLQEVPSIASAVTDNAAAAALGGLLGTLLMSGVLFAATILGVFDLASFAELAELAGLPSSVALGYGLFLVGGMSVWALLFVTLAAFLPGRPLVVRGLSYATIVSLGFMIAFYTGQSGLGLVGYVVFVFVAHWLYGFGLAATIQSLANYRSQR
- a CDS encoding cytochrome c oxidase subunit 3, encoding MGGADVKADAAENRDHDEEHHRSRWPFVAAAGAGVLYAGAALALAGRAAAIFPTGIAVGIAAVGALGLLTGLFGWLEQAYLRDYWAGSASERERRGYRATMALFLVTDVATFGAGFAYYFWVRAHGWSPDDLPHLLGSLVLVNTALLVASSFTLHFAHEALAEGKRRTFVGLVGATFTLGVVFLGGQVLEYYEFVVEEGFTLTSGVFASAFYGLTGLHGLHVALGVVLIGIVLGRALRGQYGPERDTSVSTVSLYWHFVDAVWLFLVVVLYVGATVRL